A genomic stretch from Numida meleagris isolate 19003 breed g44 Domestic line chromosome 2, NumMel1.0, whole genome shotgun sequence includes:
- the FKBP9 gene encoding peptidyl-prolyl cis-trans isomerase FKBP9 isoform X2, whose translation MDKALVGMCVNERRFVKIPPKLAYGSEGVSGVIPPNAVLHFDVLLIDLWNSEDEVQVETYFKPEKCTRRVQVSDFVRYHYNGTFLDGTLFDSSHNRMRTYDTYVGIGWLIPGMDQGLLGMCVGEKRIITIPPFLAYGEEGDGKEIPGQASLVFDVVLLDLHNPKDGITIENQLVPESCERRTQTGDFIRYHYNGTLLDGTLFDSSYSRNRTYDTYVGKGYVIAGMDEGLLGVCTGERRRIIIPPHLGYGEEGRGKIPGSAVLVFDIHVADFHNPSDSVSITVNYKPSNCSLLSKKGDYLKYHYNASLLDGTLLVSTHSLGKTYNIVLGSGQVVIGMDMGLQDMCVGERRTVVIPPHLGYGEDGVEGEVPGSAVLVFDIELLELVSGLPEGYMFVWNGEVSPNLFEEIDQNHDGEVLLEEFSEYIQAQVDSGKGKLAPGFDFEKIVKNMFTNQDRDGNGKVTAEEFKLKDQEAKEGHDEL comes from the exons ATGGACAAGGCCCTGGTTGGCATGTGCGTGAATGAGCGGCGCTTCGTGAAAATCCCCCCCAAGCTTGCCTACGGGAGCGAAGGCGTGT ctggTGTGATACCCCCCAATGCTGTGCTCCATTTTGATGTGCTTCTGATAGATCTTTGGAATTCTGAAGATGAAGTGCAGGTTGAGACTTACTTCAAACCTGAGAAGTGCACTCGGAGGGTCCAGGTGTCCGACTTTGTACGATACCATTACAATGGGACCTTTTTAGATGGGACTCTCTTTGATTCCAG cCATAATCGAATGAGAACTTACGATACGTATGTGGGAATTGGATGGCTGATTCCTGGAATGGATCAGGGTCTCTTGGGAATGTGCGTAGGGGAGAAGCGCATTATCACAATACCACCTTTCCTCGCATATGGAGAAGAAGGAGATG GTAAGGAGATCCCTGGCCAAGCTTCTCTTGTGTTTGACGTGGTTTTGCTAGATCTCCATAACCCTAAAGATGGTATTACTATTGAGAACCAGCTTGTGCCAGAATCTTGTGAGCGAAGAACCCAAACAGGAGACTTCATCCGATACCATTACAATGGCACGCTTTTGGATGGCACATTGTTTGATTCCAG CTACTCGCGAAATCGTACATATGACACCTACGTGGGGAAGGGTTATGTGATTGCTGGGATGGATGAAGGTTTGCTAGGTGTATGCACTGGTGAAAGGAGAAGAATAATAATCCCTCCTCATCTTGGATatggagaagaaggaagag GAAAGATTCCTGGGTCTGCGGTGCTGGTCTTTGACATCCATGTGGCTGACTTCCACAACCCCTCTGATTCGGTCAGCATTACTGTTAACTACAAACCTTCCAACTGCAGCCTGCTGAGTAAGAAGGGAGATTACCTGAAGTATCACTACAATGCTTCGCTCCTGGATGGCACTCTGCTAGTCTCGAC ACACAGTCTTGGCAAGACCTACAATATAGTTCTGGGATCTGGACAGGTGGTGATAGGGATGGACATGGGCCTTCAAGATATGTGTGTCGGAGAGCGACGGACAGTTGTTATACCACCTCATCTTGGTTATGGAGAAGATGGAGTGG AAGGAGAAGTGCCTGGTAGTGCTGTGTTAGTTTTTGACATTGaactgctggagctggtgtCTGGCTTACCCGAAGGatacatgtttgtatggaatgGTGAAGTCTCTCCCAatctttttgaagaaatagaCCAGAATCATGACGGAGAGGTTCTTTTGGAAGAG TTTTCAGAGTACATTCAAGCTCAAGTTGATTCTGGCAAAGGAAAACTAGCGCCTGGTTTTGATTTTGAGAAGATTGTCAAAAATATGTTCACCAATCAGGACCGGGATGGAAATGGTAAAGTTACTGCCGAAGAATTCAAGCTGAAAGACCAAGAGGCCAAAGAGGGACATGATGAACTGTAA
- the FKBP9 gene encoding peptidyl-prolyl cis-trans isomerase FKBP9 isoform X1, with protein MAGPAAVPRRGAGCGALLLLPALLVSWAACQAPPVPAAEPPWDGADVHVERRFVPERCPRAVRRGDFVRYHYLGSFPDGTRFDSSYDRGSTFNVFVGKGQLIAGMDKALVGMCVNERRFVKIPPKLAYGSEGVSGVIPPNAVLHFDVLLIDLWNSEDEVQVETYFKPEKCTRRVQVSDFVRYHYNGTFLDGTLFDSSHNRMRTYDTYVGIGWLIPGMDQGLLGMCVGEKRIITIPPFLAYGEEGDGKEIPGQASLVFDVVLLDLHNPKDGITIENQLVPESCERRTQTGDFIRYHYNGTLLDGTLFDSSYSRNRTYDTYVGKGYVIAGMDEGLLGVCTGERRRIIIPPHLGYGEEGRGKIPGSAVLVFDIHVADFHNPSDSVSITVNYKPSNCSLLSKKGDYLKYHYNASLLDGTLLVSTHSLGKTYNIVLGSGQVVIGMDMGLQDMCVGERRTVVIPPHLGYGEDGVEGEVPGSAVLVFDIELLELVSGLPEGYMFVWNGEVSPNLFEEIDQNHDGEVLLEEFSEYIQAQVDSGKGKLAPGFDFEKIVKNMFTNQDRDGNGKVTAEEFKLKDQEAKEGHDEL; from the exons ATGGCGGGGCCGGCGGCCGTGCCGCGGCGGGGCGCGGGCTGCggggcgctgctgctgctgccggcGCTGCTGGTGAGCTGGGCGGCCTGCCAGGCGCCGCCGGTGCCCGCCGCCGAGCCGCCCTGGGACGGCGCCGACGTCCACGTCGAGCGCCGCTTCGTGCCCGAGCGCTGCCCGCGGGCCGTGCGGCGCGGTGACTTCGTGCGCTACCACTACCTCGGCTCCTTCCCCGACGGCACCCGCTTCGACTCCAG ctaTGACAGGGGATCCACGTTTAATGTGTTTGTGGGAAAAGGGCAGCTTATTGCCGGGATGGACAAGGCCCTGGTTGGCATGTGCGTGAATGAGCGGCGCTTCGTGAAAATCCCCCCCAAGCTTGCCTACGGGAGCGAAGGCGTGT ctggTGTGATACCCCCCAATGCTGTGCTCCATTTTGATGTGCTTCTGATAGATCTTTGGAATTCTGAAGATGAAGTGCAGGTTGAGACTTACTTCAAACCTGAGAAGTGCACTCGGAGGGTCCAGGTGTCCGACTTTGTACGATACCATTACAATGGGACCTTTTTAGATGGGACTCTCTTTGATTCCAG cCATAATCGAATGAGAACTTACGATACGTATGTGGGAATTGGATGGCTGATTCCTGGAATGGATCAGGGTCTCTTGGGAATGTGCGTAGGGGAGAAGCGCATTATCACAATACCACCTTTCCTCGCATATGGAGAAGAAGGAGATG GTAAGGAGATCCCTGGCCAAGCTTCTCTTGTGTTTGACGTGGTTTTGCTAGATCTCCATAACCCTAAAGATGGTATTACTATTGAGAACCAGCTTGTGCCAGAATCTTGTGAGCGAAGAACCCAAACAGGAGACTTCATCCGATACCATTACAATGGCACGCTTTTGGATGGCACATTGTTTGATTCCAG CTACTCGCGAAATCGTACATATGACACCTACGTGGGGAAGGGTTATGTGATTGCTGGGATGGATGAAGGTTTGCTAGGTGTATGCACTGGTGAAAGGAGAAGAATAATAATCCCTCCTCATCTTGGATatggagaagaaggaagag GAAAGATTCCTGGGTCTGCGGTGCTGGTCTTTGACATCCATGTGGCTGACTTCCACAACCCCTCTGATTCGGTCAGCATTACTGTTAACTACAAACCTTCCAACTGCAGCCTGCTGAGTAAGAAGGGAGATTACCTGAAGTATCACTACAATGCTTCGCTCCTGGATGGCACTCTGCTAGTCTCGAC ACACAGTCTTGGCAAGACCTACAATATAGTTCTGGGATCTGGACAGGTGGTGATAGGGATGGACATGGGCCTTCAAGATATGTGTGTCGGAGAGCGACGGACAGTTGTTATACCACCTCATCTTGGTTATGGAGAAGATGGAGTGG AAGGAGAAGTGCCTGGTAGTGCTGTGTTAGTTTTTGACATTGaactgctggagctggtgtCTGGCTTACCCGAAGGatacatgtttgtatggaatgGTGAAGTCTCTCCCAatctttttgaagaaatagaCCAGAATCATGACGGAGAGGTTCTTTTGGAAGAG TTTTCAGAGTACATTCAAGCTCAAGTTGATTCTGGCAAAGGAAAACTAGCGCCTGGTTTTGATTTTGAGAAGATTGTCAAAAATATGTTCACCAATCAGGACCGGGATGGAAATGGTAAAGTTACTGCCGAAGAATTCAAGCTGAAAGACCAAGAGGCCAAAGAGGGACATGATGAACTGTAA